In one Carassius carassius chromosome 48, fCarCar2.1, whole genome shotgun sequence genomic region, the following are encoded:
- the micos13 gene encoding MICOS complex subunit MIC13: MAAKILPVVKFATKVTIAGGAIYVAYDSGLLGDGKEGSVTLGRAKAAIPPAVEEWVKYLGFELPATPKIEFSPLDAWNSGVQKSIHALSIAPSTVSDYTKQGLQYVKDLTK, from the exons ATGGCTGCCAAGATTTTGCCTGTAGTCAA GTTTGCAACAAAAGTGACCATTGCTGGTGGCGCTATATATGTCGCGTATGATTCAGGTCTTCTTGGAGATGGCAAAGAGGGATCTGTCACACTGGGTCGAGCTAAAGCTGCCATCCCACCTGCTGTGGAGGAGTGGGTGAAGTACCTTGGCTTTGAG CTTCCTGCCACACCCAAAATTGAGTTCTCACCACTGGATGCATGGAACTCAG ggGTCCAGAAGTCTATCCATGCCCTATCGATCGCCCCGTCTACAGTTAGTGACTACACCAAACAAGGCCTCCAATATGTTAAAGACCTCACAAAATGA
- the LOC132131249 gene encoding hydroxysteroid 11-beta-dehydrogenase 1-like protein → MCFFVFNRFPQMNLFGKFLLLCSISVAFIAVRWSALSFNEESLKGSRVLVTGASTGIGEQLAYHYARLGAQLVITARRGNVLEQVVSKCLEMGAQRALFVPADMASPSDADHVVQYAIEQLGGLDYLVLTPLGPSPYGMWDGNVEHTRWLLEVNFLSYAEMTQKALPALEKSKGSIVVVSSLLGKICGPFALPYAATKFALNGFFGGLQHELAMQKSNVSITICTLGLIDTNSAMEKIKHYINITAYPAHEAAWQIIEAGASRQSEAFYPWYTFYACLFRDWFPYFRDQAIQKSYTYDPQVNKDLVTGS, encoded by the exons ATGTGCTTCTTCGTCTTCAACAGATTTCCTCAAATGAATCTTTTTGGCAAGTTCCTGTTGCTGTGCAGCATAAGCGTCGCTTTTATCGCGGTTCGATGGAGCGCTCTGTCATTTAATGAAG AGTCCTTGAAAGGTTCCAGGGTGCTGGTGACTGGTGCCAGTACTGGCATAGGTGAGCAGTTGGCGTATCACTATGCCCGTTTAGGAGCCCAACTGGTTATCACAGCGAGGAGAGGAAATGTCCTAGAACAG GTTGTGAGCAAGTGCTTGGAAATGGGGGCTCAAAGGGCATTGTTCGTCCCTGCGGACATGGCAAGCCCGTCCGATGCTGACCATGTGGTGCAGTACGCCATCGAACAGCTTGGGGGTCTGGATTACCTGGTTCTGACCCCCCTCGGGCCCAGTCCATACGGAATGTGGGATGGAAATGTGGAGCACACACGATGGCTGCTAGAG GTGAATTTTCTCAGTTATGCAGAGATGACGCAAAAAGCTTTGCCAGCCCTTGAAAAGAGTAAAGGGTCAATAGTTGTTGTTTCCTCCCTGCTAG GAAAAATATGTGGCCCCTTTGCTTTGCCATATGCCGCAACTAAGTTTGCACTGAACGGTTTCTTTGGAGGCCTCCAGCATGAGCTAGCAATGCAAAAAAGCAATGTGTCCATAACCATCTGCACACTGGGCCTGATCGACACAAATAGCGCCATGGAGAAAATCAA ACATTACATCAACATAACCGCCTACCCTGCACACGAAGCCGCCTGGCAGATTATCGAAGCTGGAGCGTCTCGCCAGTCTGAGGCCTTTTACCCCTGGTACACATTCTACGCCTGTCTCTTCAGGGATTGGTTCCCATACTTCAGGGATCAAGCGATTCAAAAATCCTACACATATGATCCACAAGTTAATAAGGATCTAGTTACTGGAAGCTGA